The window ATATGCGACTTTGGTTACCCAAATCAATTGGAGAACAAGTTGTTGGAGTTTCTATTTTGATTTTCATAGTAATCATCATTTCAGGGTTTATACTATGGTTACCAAAAAAACGTAAAAACCTTAAGCAACGCCTAAAATTTGATTGGAAAAAAACAACACGTTGGAAACGTAAAAATTTTGATTTGCACACTGTGGTTGGCTTTTACATTTGTTCACTCGCACTAATATTAGCTTTTACAGGGTCAATGATGTCTTACAATTGGCTTAAATATGTAGTTTACAAATCTACGGGCGGAGAAAAAGTTCCTGCTTTTGTCATTCCAGAAAACATAAGTGAAAAAATAACAAATGAAGACATAATTCCAATGGATCTTTTGATTGTAAAACTATTAAAAGAAAACCCGGAAGCAGAAAGTTTTGAATTACATTATCCAAAAACAGCAGAAGAAAGTATTTACGTAGAAGTTTCTAATAGTAAAGGAGTATATTATGATTCTGACTATCGTTTTTTTGACCAAAATACTCTACAAGAAATAGAAACAACAGCTATTTATGGAAAATATAAAGATGCAAAAGTAGCAGACAAAATTCAGCGGATGAATTACGATATTCACATAGGAGCAATTGGAGGAATTGCTGGGAAAATTATTGCATTCTTAGTTAGTTTACTGACTGCAAGCTTGCCAGTAACCGGAATTTTATTGTGGTACGGACGGAACTACAAAAAGAAAAAATAGAAAATTTTAAAGTTTAGTACATACATCACCTGAAGTAGTTTAAGAAAAATAATACAGTTCTACCCAAGGGAAGTCTAAAACTTTTTGAATAGTTGTGTTGAAGAGAATACCAATTGTTTATTTGAACTTTAAGAATGGCCAATTAGTCAATCTGGGATTCTATCTCTTTGATGATATCAGTGATTTTGGATCTTAAGGGCAAATAAAAAGACTGCTTTAAACTTTCCGATGCCACAATGAATAAATATAGTTGGCTTTCAAATTCCTCATTTTCAAGAAATGTAAAGTCATTATTTTTAAAACGACTTGGTTTGGCATCCAGCAAGGGGTCGTTTATGATATTGAGGTGCCTTCTAAAATTCCCCTGTTTTAAAAAGAATTCATGCCCCAGATCTCTTCTTTCCACTACATAATCTTCCTGCCGTTTGACACTTTCCAAAGTAGACTGCCAATCTGATAAAGCTTTGCGTAGTTTTGCATCAGACAATACTGAAAGTTTGCCCGAATTAATCACTTCCATAACTGTACCCTGTGAGGGCATAAATCTGGGTTCAATTTTAAAGATGCCCACCATTAGTTCGGATAATTCCTTTTCATTGAACTCAGGAAGTGATGGTCCCGTATATTGACCTAGACTAATGCTATTTTTTATATTGGAATCGTTGAACCCTATTACTTGATCCAAGTTGACCAAATTAGTTTCGAATTCGATTAGCAATGCCTTGAGAAGTTGTTGTTCGAGTAGCCTGTTCTTACGGTTTTCATTCCAATTATTGATTTGAAGTGCAATCAAGATACCTATCACAACAAGTATTATTTCACCAAAGGCATACTTGAGATATTTACCAGTTTTTCCTTCTGAAAGTAGATTTTGCCGGATTTTTCGAAAGAACTTGAGCATCAGAGGTTGGTTTCTCTAAAGATATGGTTTTTTACCATTGGTAAAATATTGAAAAGGCCTGCTGCTGTATTATGTAATCGTTTATTTGAACTTTAAAGATGCTCAACAAAATTCATGCGTTTGCCCAACACCCGAACAATGAAAATTTCGTTGGCACTATCAAATTGGTAGAAAATGACATGAGCTTTATAACTGTAGTATTTTAAAGAACCGGAA is drawn from Flagellimonas sp. MMG031 and contains these coding sequences:
- a CDS encoding DUF6090 family protein; translated protein: MLKFFRKIRQNLLSEGKTGKYLKYAFGEIILVVIGILIALQINNWNENRKNRLLEQQLLKALLIEFETNLVNLDQVIGFNDSNIKNSISLGQYTGPSLPEFNEKELSELMVGIFKIEPRFMPSQGTVMEVINSGKLSVLSDAKLRKALSDWQSTLESVKRQEDYVVERRDLGHEFFLKQGNFRRHLNIINDPLLDAKPSRFKNNDFTFLENEEFESQLYLFIVASESLKQSFYLPLRSKITDIIKEIESQID
- a CDS encoding PepSY-associated TM helix domain-containing protein, with the translated sequence MSAKKFIFQLHKYLGLLTGLVVFIVSITGCCWAFKDEIESLYDDYKKVTPQDQSILTPTKAKELAKEIFPNNTVHGTLFKKENDAIEVIFYDAEPEFYQSVFLNPYSGEVIQVDNHLSGFFAFILKGHMRLWLPKSIGEQVVGVSILIFIVIIISGFILWLPKKRKNLKQRLKFDWKKTTRWKRKNFDLHTVVGFYICSLALILAFTGSMMSYNWLKYVVYKSTGGEKVPAFVIPENISEKITNEDIIPMDLLIVKLLKENPEAESFELHYPKTAEESIYVEVSNSKGVYYDSDYRFFDQNTLQEIETTAIYGKYKDAKVADKIQRMNYDIHIGAIGGIAGKIIAFLVSLLTASLPVTGILLWYGRNYKKKK